From the Bradyrhizobium ontarionense genome, the window ACACCAGGGTGCGGCACCCGGTCCAGCGTTTTTTGTCCTTAGGCAGTATATAGTGGTTCCTGGCGTGACCTCGAAAGCGGTTCGGGGTAAATTTGCTTATCACGGTCGCGCGAGAGCGCCTTGATTCGCCGCGTTCGACGGCGCACTGAAGGGCGGCGAACTGCGTGCTCACGGACGGGTGCTTCCGGACCGAGCACAGAAGGAGATACATTGGGATGCCCATGGATGCCCGCGATATCGAGCAGATGATCAAGGCCGCCATTCCCGACGCCCAGGTGACGATTCGCGATCTCGCCGGCGACGGTGACCACTATGCCGCGACCGTGATCTCCGAATCCTTCCGCGGCAAGTCCCGCGTGCAGCAGCATCAGCTCGTCTATCAGTCGCTGCGTGGCCAGATGGGCGACGTGCTGCACGCGCTCGCCCTTCAGACCGGAGTGCCTGACCAGCACTGACGGCATCAGGCAGACAGGACAGCACTCACCGCAAGGAGCAAGGATGGCGGCCGGGACTTCGAGCGGTGCGCTCTTCCGGGTGCTGGAGCCGAACCAGCATGGCCGGGTCACGTCCGTCGAGCTGTTCTTCGATCTCGTCTTCGTCTACGCCGTAACGCAGATTTCCCATTTTCTGCTCAGTCGTTTCACGCTCCCCGGAGCGCTGGAAACCGGACTCCTGTTTCTCGCGGTGTGGTGGGTCTGGGTGTACACCGCCTGGGTCACCAACTGGCTCGATCCCGAGAAAACCCCCGTTCGCCTGCTGTTGTTCGGCCTGATGTTGGCCGGTCTCGTGCTGTCGATGGCCATGCCCCGGGCGTTCGAGGATCGGGGATTGTGGTTCGCCAGCGCTTACGCCGCGATGCAGGTCGGCCGGACGCTGTTCTGGGTTCTGGTGACACCCGCGCCGCGCCGCGAGGCGCGGGCAAATGCTACCCGTATCCTGTGCTGGCTGAGCGCGTCCGCAGTGTTCTGGCTGCTGGGCGCCTTTGCCGAGGGCGAGCAGCGGCTGATGCTCTGGGGGGCTGCCATCGCCATCGAATATGCCTCGCCGTCGGTTCGGTTCTGGATCCCTGGCCTTGGCGCCTCGACGTTGGAGGACTGGACCATCGAGGGCGGCCACATGGCGGAACGCTGCGCCGGCTTCATCCTCATCGCGCTGGGCGAGTCGATCGTCATGACCGGGGCGACGTTTGCTGACATCGATTGGACCGCGGCCAGCGTCGCCGCCTTCGTCTGCGCGTTCGTCGGCTGCGTGGCCATGTGGGGAATCTATTTCAACCGCGGAGCCGAGGCCGGCTCCGCGTTGATCTCGCATTCAAACGAATCCGGGCGCGTCGCCCGTTCCGCATACACTTATCTCCACATGCCGATCGTGGCCGGCATCATCCTGACGGCGGTTTCCGACGAGATTGTCCTCAAGCACCCGCTGGGTCACTCAGACCCGAACACGGTGGCAACGACGATCGGCGGTCCGTTCGTCTTCCTGCTCGGGGCCATCCTGTTCAAGCGTGAGATCCGGGGCTTCCTGCAGTTGTCCCACGGCGTCGCCATGCTGGCGCTGATCGGGCTCGGATGGTTCGCAACCGAGCTGTCGCCCTTGGTTCTCTCCGCGTTGACCAGCGCGCTGCTGGCGATCGTCGCGCTGTGGGAGGCGCTCTCGCTCCGGTCGAAGCCGGAGCCTCATGCCTCCGCGACCAGCGCCTGAACGGAGAACATTTTCGCAGCATCCGTCCAGACCGTCCGGACCCTCCAGCCCGAACCCCGGGCCAGCGCTCCGAACCGCTCGATGCTGTATTTGTAGCTGTTCTCGGTGTGAATGCTCTCGCCGGCGCGGAACGAGACGGTGGTGCCCAGCAGACGAACCGTCTGCGGCTTCCGCGCGATCAGATGCATCTCGATGCGGTGCTGCTCGCGATTGTAGATCGCTCGATGGACGAAGCCCGACAGGTCGAAATTGCCGCCCAGCTCCCGGTTGATCCGCACCAGCAGATTGAGGTTGAAGCGCGCGGTCACGCCGGCTCCGTCGTTGTAGGCGTCATGCAGGATGCGCTCTTCCTTTTCGAGGTCGACGCCGACGACCATCAGTGCTCCGGCCCCCAGAATCTCGCGCGCGGAGCGGAGGAAGCGGCAGGCCTCATGCGGCTCGAAATTGCCGATGGTCGATCCCGGAAAGAAGCCGACCTTCGGCTTGCCATGAATGGCATCGGGCAATTTGAACGTCGTGGTGAAGTCGGCGATGACCGGGTGCACGGCGAGGTCGGGGAAATCCCGGCGCAGGCTGTCGGCCTGCTCCGTCAGAAAGTCTCCGGAGATATCGACCGGAACATAGGCCGCAAAGCGGCAGCTTTCCAGCAGCAGCCGCACCTTGGTGGTCGCACCGGCGCCAAACTCGATCAACGCGGCGTCGTCGGGAATGATCTTGGCGATCTCGGCCCCGCGATCCCTGAGGATGCCGAGCTCGGTGCGCGTCGGATAGTACTCCGGCAAGCGCGTGATCTGCTCGAACAGGTCCGACCCCTTCGCGTCATAGAAATATTTCGGCGGCAGCAGCTTGGGGTGCTGCGTGAGACCTGCAACCGCATCACTCGCGAAGGCCGACGTCGTCTCGTCCGGAAGATGGGCGTTGGCCAGGGCGGGCGCGTACACGTTCATGATACTCTCCTGACGCGCGCAGACAGGCGCGTTTGTCGGGCTTAGGGATTGATACTGGCTCAGGCGTAGTCAGCGAGCCGGAGCCCCGTGAATTGCCAGCGATGATGCGGATAGAAGAAGTTGCGGTAGCTGAAACGGCTGTGGCCGGCAGGGGTCGCGAGCGATGACCCGCGCAGCACCAGCTGGTTGACCATGAACTTGCCGTTGTACTCGCCGAGCGCCCCTTCCACGGCGCGGTAGCCGGGATACGGGCTATAGGCGCTGCGGGTCCATTGCCAGACGATGCCGAAGGCGTCGTTGAGCTGATTGCCGCGCGCCGCGATCTCCCATTCCATCTCGGTGGGCAGGTGCTTGCCGCGCCAGCGCGCGAACGCATCGGCTTCGTAGTAGCTGATGTGGCAAACGGGGGCGTTCGGGTCGATGGAGCGCAATCCGCCGAGCGTCATCATGCGCCACTCGCCCTCGACCTTGTACCAGTGGCCGGGGGCCTGCCAGCCGTCGCGCGTGGCTGTGGCGAAGCCGTCCATGAGCCAGAGCGTAGCCGTCCGGTAGCCGCCGTCGTCCATGAAGGCGAGCCAATCGGCATTGGTCACGAGGTTGCGCGCGATCTGGACCGGCCCGACGAGGGCCCGGTGGGCCGGCCTCTCATTGTCGAAATGATAGCCGTCCCCGGCGTGGCCGACGGTGTGGATGCCTTCGGGGAGGCTGATCCAATCGTCGCCCGTGCCGGACCGGACTGGAAAGCTCCAGGATGGATCGTAGGCCGGGGCGATCGGGTTCTGCGCGAACGCATGCAGGATATCGGTCAGCATCAGCTCCTGATGCTGCTGCTCATGGTTCAGGCCCACCTCCAGCAGCGGCGCCACGGCCTCGAATGTCGCCGCGTCGGCGCCGCCCAGGAATTTGACCATGGCTGCGTCGACATGCTGCCGGTAGGCCGCGATGTCCGCGGCCCCCGGACGGGTGATCAGGCCGCGCTCGCCACGGGTGTGACGCGGGCCCGCGCTCACGTAATAGGAATTGAACAGGAACGCATAGTCGGGATGGAAGGGCGGGTATTCCTGGCAGTGCTCGCCCAACACGAACTGCTCGAAGAACCAGGTCGTGTGAGCGCGGTGCCACTTGGCCGGGCTTGCATCCGGCATGGACTGGATGACCTGATCCTCCGGGCTCAACGGCGCCGCACGGCGTTCCGTCTCGTCCCGGACTGCCAAAAACCGCTCGATCAGGCTCCCGGGGAGGGGACCAGACCAGGTCCGTAGCGCATCTGTGGTGGGGAGCTGAGCTGTGGCGGAGGCTGAACTGGTCACGAGGGTCTCCGTGAGAGGGGAGAAAACGACGTTCGGCGGAACAAGTTCCTTCGGGCAGTTCGTCCTAAATGGGGGCTCGGTTTCGGGATAAAACCCTCCCGGAGGCATTATATTGCTGCCGTCAGCCTATGCTCCGGCGGGTCGGCGCCACGATCGCCGCTCCTTGGCATTTTACTTTGGCTGAACAACGGTTTGCGCTACACATGCTGGGTGGTGACGGTCGGCCGTGGCCAATGTGGTCCGCGCGCGATCCATCGGCACCGAGCCCCAGGCGTTCCTTGAGGCGCCCCAGAGGAAGCGAAGATGAGCATTGAGCAATTCATTGACAACGAAGTGAAGTCGAACGACGTCGTCCTGTTCATGAAGGGAACGCCGCAGTTTCCGCAATGCGGATTCTCGGGACAGGTCGTGCAGATCCTCGATCACGTCGGCATCGGCTACAAGGGCCTCAACGTGCTCGAGTCCGCCGAGCTCCGCGACGGCATCAAGACCTACTCGAATTGGCCGACGATCCCGCAGCTCTACGTGAAGGGCGAATTCGTCGGCGGTTGCGACATCGTGCGCGAGATGTTCCAGAGCGGCGAACTGCAGCAGCTGTTCACCGACAAGGGCGTCCCGGTCGGCACGGCAGCGTCTGCCTGAGCTATCCGGTCCGCACCATCGGCGCGACCCGTTTCGAGATCATCGTCGCCGACATCACCAGGCTCAGCGTTGACGCCATCGTCAACGCCGCCAATTCCTCGTTGCTCGGCGGTGGTGGCGTCGACGGTGCGATCCACCGCGCCGCGGGGCCTGATCTCGTGATGGAGTGCCGCATGCTCCATGGCTGCAAGACCGGCGAGGCCAAGATCACGAAGGGCTACCGGCTGCCGGCCCGGCACGTGATCCACACGGTCGGCCCGGTCTGGCAGAGCGGCGACCGCGGCGAGCCGGACCTGCTGGCCTCGTGCTACCGCCGCTCGATCGAGCTGTGTCACACGCATCTCCTGGACTCCGTCGCGTTTCCCGCGATATCGACCGGCATCTTTCGCTTTCCCGCCGATCGTGCCGCGTCGATTGCGGTCACGACGTCGATCGAGGCGATCAGCGAGGAAACGTCGCTCGCCCAGATCGTGTTCTGCTGTTTCTCGGAGCAGAGCGCCGAGCTGCATGATCAGGCGCTGAGCGAGGCCATGGTGAGCCGCGCTCGCTCGGGTTCGGCGAGGTGACGGCGACCGGCCTGCGGCGGGGCAGTTAGCATGCAGCAACTGGTTTCTCGACGCACCGTGCTCGGTGTGCTCCTCGCGGCGCCCATGCTGCCGGCCCTGGCCCGCGCAGGCGGACCGTCGCCGCGCGATCTCGACCGGCCGCGCCTCGACACCGTCTCCGACTATTTCCGCAACGAGGTCTCCGCCGGCAACATTCCCGGCGCGGTCGTGCTTGTCCAGCAGCACGGCCGTCCGGCCCTGCTGCAGAGCTTCGGCTATCGCGACCCCGCGACCCGCGCGGCGATGACGGAGGACGCGATCTTCCGCGTCTACTCGATGTCGAAGCCGGTCACCTCGGTGGCCGCGATGATGCTGGTCGACGACGGCAGGCTGGGGCTCGATGATCCCCTGTCGAAATACATTCCCAGCTTTGCTGATGTGAAGGTCGGCGATACTCGGCTTGTGCGTCCGATCACCATTCTCGACCTGCTGCGCCACACCTCGGGCATCACCTACGGCTTCTACGGCGAGACGGCCGTCCGCAGGCTCTATGCCAATGCGCATCTGTTCGACGGCGACATCGACAACGCGACCTTTGTCGAACGCCTCGCCGGGCTGCCGCTGGCCGAGCAGCCGGGCACGTTGTGGGACTACGGCCACTCGACCGACGTGCTCGGCCGCGTGATCGAGGTCGTCTCGGGCCGCTCGCTCTATGAGTTCGAGAGAGAACGGCTGCTGGGTCCGCTCGGCATGCGCGAGACCGCTTTCTTTCTCGCCGACCAGAGCCAGCGCGGCCGCGTCGCCGAGCCGTCGCCGCGCGACTGGTTCGATCGGCCGATCGCGGGCCTCGACGATCCTCTTCGGCCCAAACGCTGGGAGTCGGGCGGGGCCGGCATGATCAGCACCATCTCCGACTACGCGCGGTTCGCGCAGATGCTGTTGAACGGCGGCGAGCTCGAGGGCCGCCATTATCTGAAGCCTGAGACGATCGCGCTGATGACGCGGGACCATGTCGTGGGGGTGGGGATTCTCCGTGACGACCTCTATTTTCCAGGCGCCGACAGCGGCTTCGGCTTGGGCTTTTCCGTCCGCCTCGCGGAGAAGTCGCTGGTGCCATCAGGCGAGTATGGCTGGGATGGCGTCGGCGGGACGTTCTTCTTCATCGATCCCGCCGATGACCTGTTCGTCATCGTCATGATGCAGGCCCCCTCGCAGCGCGGCCGCATCGCGCGCGAGCTGCGGCAGCTGGTCTATGGGGCACTCGCGCCGTAACCCTCATGCCGTGCGCACGATCTCCCTGACATGGCCGACCGTCTCCTCGATCATTCCTGCGCTGACGTCGAGATGGGTGCAGGCGCGGATGCGGCCGTCCATCATTGCGAGCAGCACGCCGCGCTTGCGTAATTCGCCGACCATCTTGTCGCCGCTGACGCCGGCGCCGTCGGGCTTGAAGAACACGAGATTGGTCTCTGGCTCCTGCACCTCGACGCCCTGGATCTGCGACAGCCCGCGCGCCAGCGCCCGTGCATTGGCGTGGTCCTCGGCCAGCCGATCGACGTGATGATCGAGCGCGTAGATGCAGGCGGCCGCGACGATTCCGGCCTGGCGCATCGATCCGCCCAGCCGCTGCTTCCAGCGCCAGACCTCGTCGATGAAGGCGGCGCTGCCGGCGAGCGCGCCGCCGATCGGTGCGCCCAGTCCCTTGGAGAAATCGATCCAGGCCGAATCCCAGCCCGCGGTCATCTCTGCGGCCGGAATGCCGGTAGCCACCGTCGCATTGAGCAGCCGCGCGCCATCCATGTGCGTCGCCATGCCCTGGGCTTTCGCAATCTGCACGATCTCGTCGAGCGCGGTCTTCTTCCAGATCGTGCCACCTCCGATATTGGCGGTCTGCTCGACGCTCACCACGGTCTGCGGCGGCTGGTAGCGCGAGCGCGGATGCAGCGCCGCGCGGAATGTCTGCGGCGTGAACTGGCCGTCGGGACCCTTCAGCTGGGTGACCTGGAAGCCGCCGAGCGCGGCATGCGCGCCGCCCTCGCGCGAGATGATGTGCGCGGTCTCGTGCGCCAGGATCTCATCGCCCGGCCGGCAATGCACCAAGGTCGCCGCGACGTTGCACATCGTGCCCGACGGCATGAACACCGCGGCTTCCTTGCCGAGCAGCGCGGCGACGCGGCCGCACAGCTCATGCACGGTCGGATCGTCGCCGCTCTGCTCGTCGCCGACCTCTGCCCGCGCCATCGCCTCGCGCATCGCTGGCGTCGGACGGGTCTGGGTGTCCGACAACAGATTGACGCGCACGGGCGGCGCCTTGGGATCACGCGGGGGCGGGGTGTAAGACATCGGCAGTCCTCGTTCGGCTTTCACAGCCGGACCTTACCCAACTCGCACCGCTCCCGCAAAACGCTCCTCCTTTGATCACGCCGCAAGCGGTGGGTTGAGCCAGATATCCGGCCGCCGCGACCGTCTTGTCTCGATCGGCTCGGCGACCAGCGGCGGCGCATCAGTGCAATCGAAAACCCAGGACTCGAGCGGGCTTTGCCGTGACGGAGAGAGCTGAAGCGCGCCGCTGGCGCCGACCGGGCGCTGCCGCCTTATGTTCCAGCCCATGTTCACCGCCGCCCAGCCGACCAGCATCGTCTGCCATTCGTCGGTGAGCTCACGGGTGTCGTCGAAACAATGGAGAAGTTCGAGCGCGAACGGATCGTAAGGGAGCTGCGCGTCGGCAAAGGTGAGCCCGGTTCCGAGGTGGCGGATCACATGGGCTGTCGCATCGGACTGGACGTGCCAGCAGGAGCGCTCGAGATGATCGAAGACCGTCGAGGGATAGAGGCCGTCGTTGAACCGGTAACGGATCCCCGAGGGCCGGGCGCGTAACGGTGGCGCCCGCAATGGCGGCAGAGGCGGAGTGCCGACCGCATCGGCCGGCAACGCGCCGAAGATGATATTGCGCCTGTTGAACTCCATGGCGAACGCCCCGCTACTTTACAACTGCGGACAGTGAATCACGGGATGGATTCGCTGTCAGCGGGGCTTGAGGCGATTTCATGGCACCTGTTGCATTCGGGAATCGGTCGCTCGTTCCTCAAACCGCAAAAAGAAAGGCCCCGGCGAAGCGGGGCCTTTCGGAATATCAGATGGGAGCGGACGTTCGTCCGGTCAAGATCAGCGCGAGTAGAACTCGACGATCAGATGCGGCTCCATCTGCACCGCGAACGGCACGTCCGACAGCGCGGGGATGCGGATGAACTTCGCGGTCATCTTGCCGTGATCGGCTTCGATATAGTCGGGCACGTCACGCTCAGCGAGCTGGGAAGCTTCCAGCACCACGGCGAGCTGCTTGGAGGATTCCTTGACCTCGATCACGTCGCCCGGCTTGAGCTGATAGCTCGAGATGTTGACCTTGCGGCCGTTCACCTTGATGTGGCCGTGATTGATGAACTGGCGCGCGGCGAACATGGTGGCGACGAACTTGGCGCGGAACACCACGGTGTCGAGACGGCGCTCGAGGATGCCGATCAGGTTCTCGCCGGTGTCGCCCTTGATACGGCCGGCCTCGACATAGATGCCGTGGAACTGGCGCTCGGAGATATTGGCGTAATAGCCCTTCAGCTTCTGCTTGGCGCGCAGCTGCACGCCGAAGTCGGACAGCTTGCCCTTGCGGCGCTGGCCGTGCTGGCCGGGGCCGTATTCACGGCGGTTGACGGGGCTCTT encodes:
- a CDS encoding BolA family protein, whose amino-acid sequence is MPMDARDIEQMIKAAIPDAQVTIRDLAGDGDHYAATVISESFRGKSRVQQHQLVYQSLRGQMGDVLHALALQTGVPDQH
- a CDS encoding low temperature requirement protein A; this translates as MAAGTSSGALFRVLEPNQHGRVTSVELFFDLVFVYAVTQISHFLLSRFTLPGALETGLLFLAVWWVWVYTAWVTNWLDPEKTPVRLLLFGLMLAGLVLSMAMPRAFEDRGLWFASAYAAMQVGRTLFWVLVTPAPRREARANATRILCWLSASAVFWLLGAFAEGEQRLMLWGAAIAIEYASPSVRFWIPGLGASTLEDWTIEGGHMAERCAGFILIALGESIVMTGATFADIDWTAASVAAFVCAFVGCVAMWGIYFNRGAEAGSALISHSNESGRVARSAYTYLHMPIVAGIILTAVSDEIVLKHPLGHSDPNTVATTIGGPFVFLLGAILFKREIRGFLQLSHGVAMLALIGLGWFATELSPLVLSALTSALLAIVALWEALSLRSKPEPHASATSA
- the egtD gene encoding L-histidine N(alpha)-methyltransferase; amino-acid sequence: MNVYAPALANAHLPDETTSAFASDAVAGLTQHPKLLPPKYFYDAKGSDLFEQITRLPEYYPTRTELGILRDRGAEIAKIIPDDAALIEFGAGATTKVRLLLESCRFAAYVPVDISGDFLTEQADSLRRDFPDLAVHPVIADFTTTFKLPDAIHGKPKVGFFPGSTIGNFEPHEACRFLRSAREILGAGALMVVGVDLEKEERILHDAYNDGAGVTARFNLNLLVRINRELGGNFDLSGFVHRAIYNREQHRIEMHLIARKPQTVRLLGTTVSFRAGESIHTENSYKYSIERFGALARGSGWRVRTVWTDAAKMFSVQALVAEA
- the egtB gene encoding ergothioneine biosynthesis protein EgtB — protein: MTSSASATAQLPTTDALRTWSGPLPGSLIERFLAVRDETERRAAPLSPEDQVIQSMPDASPAKWHRAHTTWFFEQFVLGEHCQEYPPFHPDYAFLFNSYYVSAGPRHTRGERGLITRPGAADIAAYRQHVDAAMVKFLGGADAATFEAVAPLLEVGLNHEQQHQELMLTDILHAFAQNPIAPAYDPSWSFPVRSGTGDDWISLPEGIHTVGHAGDGYHFDNERPAHRALVGPVQIARNLVTNADWLAFMDDGGYRTATLWLMDGFATATRDGWQAPGHWYKVEGEWRMMTLGGLRSIDPNAPVCHISYYEADAFARWRGKHLPTEMEWEIAARGNQLNDAFGIVWQWTRSAYSPYPGYRAVEGALGEYNGKFMVNQLVLRGSSLATPAGHSRFSYRNFFYPHHRWQFTGLRLADYA
- the grxD gene encoding Grx4 family monothiol glutaredoxin, yielding MSIEQFIDNEVKSNDVVLFMKGTPQFPQCGFSGQVVQILDHVGIGYKGLNVLESAELRDGIKTYSNWPTIPQLYVKGEFVGGCDIVREMFQSGELQQLFTDKGVPVGTAASA
- a CDS encoding O-acetyl-ADP-ribose deacetylase — protein: MSYPVRTIGATRFEIIVADITRLSVDAIVNAANSSLLGGGGVDGAIHRAAGPDLVMECRMLHGCKTGEAKITKGYRLPARHVIHTVGPVWQSGDRGEPDLLASCYRRSIELCHTHLLDSVAFPAISTGIFRFPADRAASIAVTTSIEAISEETSLAQIVFCCFSEQSAELHDQALSEAMVSRARSGSAR
- a CDS encoding serine hydrolase domain-containing protein, which gives rise to MQQLVSRRTVLGVLLAAPMLPALARAGGPSPRDLDRPRLDTVSDYFRNEVSAGNIPGAVVLVQQHGRPALLQSFGYRDPATRAAMTEDAIFRVYSMSKPVTSVAAMMLVDDGRLGLDDPLSKYIPSFADVKVGDTRLVRPITILDLLRHTSGITYGFYGETAVRRLYANAHLFDGDIDNATFVERLAGLPLAEQPGTLWDYGHSTDVLGRVIEVVSGRSLYEFERERLLGPLGMRETAFFLADQSQRGRVAEPSPRDWFDRPIAGLDDPLRPKRWESGGAGMISTISDYARFAQMLLNGGELEGRHYLKPETIALMTRDHVVGVGILRDDLYFPGADSGFGLGFSVRLAEKSLVPSGEYGWDGVGGTFFFIDPADDLFVIVMMQAPSQRGRIARELRQLVYGALAP
- a CDS encoding threonine aldolase family protein; this encodes MSYTPPPRDPKAPPVRVNLLSDTQTRPTPAMREAMARAEVGDEQSGDDPTVHELCGRVAALLGKEAAVFMPSGTMCNVAATLVHCRPGDEILAHETAHIISREGGAHAALGGFQVTQLKGPDGQFTPQTFRAALHPRSRYQPPQTVVSVEQTANIGGGTIWKKTALDEIVQIAKAQGMATHMDGARLLNATVATGIPAAEMTAGWDSAWIDFSKGLGAPIGGALAGSAAFIDEVWRWKQRLGGSMRQAGIVAAACIYALDHHVDRLAEDHANARALARGLSQIQGVEVQEPETNLVFFKPDGAGVSGDKMVGELRKRGVLLAMMDGRIRACTHLDVSAGMIEETVGHVREIVRTA
- the rpsD gene encoding 30S ribosomal protein S4, which encodes MTKRSEAKYKIDRRMGQNIWGRPKSPVNRREYGPGQHGQRRKGKLSDFGVQLRAKQKLKGYYANISERQFHGIYVEAGRIKGDTGENLIGILERRLDTVVFRAKFVATMFAARQFINHGHIKVNGRKVNISSYQLKPGDVIEVKESSKQLAVVLEASQLAERDVPDYIEADHGKMTAKFIRIPALSDVPFAVQMEPHLIVEFYSR